The following coding sequences lie in one Populus trichocarpa isolate Nisqually-1 chromosome 14, P.trichocarpa_v4.1, whole genome shotgun sequence genomic window:
- the LOC7486826 gene encoding translocase of chloroplast 33, chloroplastic — protein sequence MGSILRDWQGFHQFPAATQSKLVELFAKLKEEGVNKMTILVMGKGGVGKSSTVNSLLGERVVNVSSFQSEGFRPVMVSRDRAGFTLNIIDTPGLVEGGYVNYQALELIKRFLLNKTINVLLYVDRLDAYRVDDLDKQIISAITDSFGKEIWNKSLLVLTHAQLCPPDDLSYDVFCGRRSEAVLKTIRMGAQIRKRDFEDSAVPVGLVENSGRCNKNENDEKILPNGDAWIPSLVKEIVGVATNGKKSLLVDEKLVNGSESNDRGKIFIPLILGVQWLLVKWIQREIKKDIVKGGKYI from the exons ATGGGGTCTATACTTCGTGACTGGCAAGGGTTCCACCAATTCCCTGCTGCCACACAGTCCAAACTTGTTGAATTGTTTGCCAAATTAAAGGAAGAG GGTGTTAATAAAATGACCATACTTGTTATGGGCAAAGGTGGAGTTGGGAAGTCGTCCACTGTCAATTCTCTTCTCGGAGAGCGAGTGGTCAATGTGAGCTCCTTCCAG TCAGAGGGATTCAGACCAGTCATGGTCTCACGTGACCGGGCTGGATTCACGTTGAACATCATTGACACCCCAGGCCTTGTGGAAGGTGGTTATGTCAACTACCAAGCTCTGGAGTTGATTAAACG GTTCCTATTGAATAAGACTATAAATGTTTTGCTCTATGTTGACCGCTTGGATGCATATAGAGTGGATGACTTGGATAAGCAGATTATTAGTGCTATAACTGATAGTTTTGGAAAAGAAATATGGAACAAAAGTTTGCTTGTCCTCACTCATGCTCAGCTTTGCCCACCAGACGATCTCAGTTATGATGTCTTTTGTGGTCGAAGATCAGAGGCTGTTTTGAAGACTATTCGGATGGGAGCACAGATTAGGAAGCGAGATTTTGAG GATTCTGCTGTTCCAGTTGGTTTGGTTGAAAACAGTGGGAGATGCAACAAAAATGAGAATGATGAAAAG ATTCTCCCAAATGGGGATGCTTGGATTCCGAGCTTGGTAAAAGAGATTGTTGGGGTTGCAACAAATGGGAAGAAATCTCTTTTAGTTGACGAGAAGTTGGTTAATGGATCCGAGTCAAATGACAGGGGAAAGATATTTATTCCTCTTATCTTGGGGGTCCAG
- the LOC7486827 gene encoding uncharacterized protein LOC7486827 isoform X2, whose translation MSVRLLKRVLKEQELQQQQHHDESEEEEGESPYSGTRPAINPFDLLNDDDVDQENEPEIDDEMVVGNNHKQELSGMKSMAGAISTSNQKSKKKKKKKSKTGLSSVTNKVKEPFDDMLDTLSLDVNSSRHQPCPTKTKPETSKLCAEFVKQCAPSALQVDPKCLNPENELRRIFGSKVVKSFEKSNQASSSRQVIGGRRGAHHTRRTILVSPSEHWPRWDGSLSMEFLETKDGYHHFRYVHSSSSDQAQRTFEAAKAIHDLNGIASILLYHPYHLDSLVTMADYFKFVGENQMSADSIAKSLYALECAWHPTFSPLQANCQLKICHETNKPLFTTLFTHMKNLDRRGCHRSALEVCKLLLSLDLDDPMGAMFCVDYFALRAEEYAWLEWFSEDYKSDNSLWLFPNFSYSLAICRFYLEREEPSKDADTCATKSNSADLMKQALMLHPSVLKKLVAKVPLKDQAWTNIIKHVFFRSEKTGSASLDHLINIYVEKSYIIWRLPDLQKLLRVSALQVIEILEHSTSDAKDWACVRKEAFSSENNEYGHLLVSDFSDTVPTLPPENLQNFMVDPRMREPERNGGQIANPLDGGPAPRDVANRNALAVLFESMLPWVNYGGRGDGGNEENQVNEHE comes from the exons ATGTCAGTTAGGTTATTGAAGAGAGTCCTGAAAGAACAAGAACTACAACAGCAACAGCATCATGATGAGTCTGAGGAGGAAGAAGGTGAATCTCCTTATTCGGGAACTCGCCCTGCAATAAACCCATTTGACCTTCTCAATGATGATGACGTTGATCAG GAGAATGAGCCAGAAATTGATGATGAAATGGTAGTGGGAAACAATCACAAACAAGAATTGTCTGGGATGAAAAGCATGGCTGGTGCCATTTCAACATCCAatcagaaatcaaagaaaaagaagaaaaagaaaagcaagactGGTTTGTCTTCAGTTACAAATAAAGTCAAAGAACCttttgatgacatgttagatacTTTATCCTTGGATGTTAATTCTTCAAGACATCAACCTTGCCCCACCAAAACCAAACCAGAAACTTCCAAACTTTGTGCAGAATTTGTGAAACAGTGTGCACCTTCCGCCTTACAAGTGGATCCGAAATGTTTGAATCCTGAGAACGAGCTAAGGAGAATTTTTGGTTCTAAGGTGGTGAAATCATTTGAGAAAAGTAATCAAGCCAGCAGTTCTAGACAGGTTATTGGAGGCAGACGTGGAGCCCATCATACTAGAAGGACTATTTTAGTCTCTCCATCAGAACATTGGCCTCGGTGGGATGGATCTTTATCCATGGAGTTTTTGGAAACTAAGGATGGATACCACCATTTTAG GTATGTTCACTCATCTTCCTCTGATCAAGCGCAGAGGACATTTGAAGCTGCCAAGGCTATTCATGATCTGAATGGCATAGCAAGCATTCTGTTATACCACCCTTATCACTTGGATTCACTTGTAACAATGGCAGACTATTTTAAATTTGTGGGTGAGAATCAAATGTCAGCTGATTCTATTGCGAAGAGTTTATATGCCTTGGAATGTGCATGGCATCCCACATTCTCCCCCTTGCAGGCAAATTGCCAGTTGAAGATCTGCCATGAAACGAACAAGCCACTGTTTACAACACTTTTCACTCACATGAAAAATTTGGACAGACGTGGATGTCATCGTTCTGCTCTTGAGGTTTGCAAACTGTTGCTTTCATTGGATTTAGATGATCCAATGGGGGCCATGTTCTGTGTTGATTACTTTGCTTTGAGGGCTGAGGAGTATGCATGGTTGGAATGGTTTTCTGAAGACTATAAAAGTGATAACTCCTTGTGGCTGTTTCCAAATTTCTCATACTCTCTTGCCATTTGCCGGTTTTATCTTGAGCGAGAGGAACCCTCAAAAGATGCTGATACTTGTGCTACAAAGTCTAACTCAGCTGATTTGATGAAGCAGGCTTTAATGCTTCACCCGTCAGTCCTTAAAAAGTTAGTGGCCAAGGTACCTTTGAAAGATCAGGCATGGACAAATATAATAAAGCATGTGTTTTTTCGATCAGAGAAAACAGGGTCTGCGTCCTTGGATCATCTGATTAACATATATGTAGAGAAAAGTTATATCATATGGAGGCTTCCAGACTTGCAAAAATTGCTTCGTGTCAGTGCTTTACAAGTGATCGAAATTCTAGAACATAGTACCAGTGATGCCAAGGATTGGGCTTGTGTGAGAAAAGAGGCCTTTTCATCTGAAAACAATGA GTACGGCCATTTGCTGGTTTCAGACTTTTCTGATACAGTTCCAACACTTCCACCTGAGAACTTGCAAAACTTCATGGTTGATCCAAGGATGAGGGAGCCTGAGCGAAATGGGGGACAAATTGCCAACCCACTTGATGGTGGCCCTGCTCCACGTGATGTTGCGAATCGCAATGCATTGGCTGTCTTGTTTGAATCCATGTTGCCATGGGTTAATTATGGGGGTAGAGGGGATGGAGGCAATGAGGAGAACCAAGTTAACGAACATGAGTGA
- the LOC7486827 gene encoding uncharacterized protein LOC7486827 isoform X1, which translates to MSVRLLKRVLKEQELQQQQHHDESEEEEGESPYSGTRPAINPFDLLNDDDVDQLQENEPEIDDEMVVGNNHKQELSGMKSMAGAISTSNQKSKKKKKKKSKTGLSSVTNKVKEPFDDMLDTLSLDVNSSRHQPCPTKTKPETSKLCAEFVKQCAPSALQVDPKCLNPENELRRIFGSKVVKSFEKSNQASSSRQVIGGRRGAHHTRRTILVSPSEHWPRWDGSLSMEFLETKDGYHHFRYVHSSSSDQAQRTFEAAKAIHDLNGIASILLYHPYHLDSLVTMADYFKFVGENQMSADSIAKSLYALECAWHPTFSPLQANCQLKICHETNKPLFTTLFTHMKNLDRRGCHRSALEVCKLLLSLDLDDPMGAMFCVDYFALRAEEYAWLEWFSEDYKSDNSLWLFPNFSYSLAICRFYLEREEPSKDADTCATKSNSADLMKQALMLHPSVLKKLVAKVPLKDQAWTNIIKHVFFRSEKTGSASLDHLINIYVEKSYIIWRLPDLQKLLRVSALQVIEILEHSTSDAKDWACVRKEAFSSENNEYGHLLVSDFSDTVPTLPPENLQNFMVDPRMREPERNGGQIANPLDGGPAPRDVANRNALAVLFESMLPWVNYGGRGDGGNEENQVNEHE; encoded by the exons ATGTCAGTTAGGTTATTGAAGAGAGTCCTGAAAGAACAAGAACTACAACAGCAACAGCATCATGATGAGTCTGAGGAGGAAGAAGGTGAATCTCCTTATTCGGGAACTCGCCCTGCAATAAACCCATTTGACCTTCTCAATGATGATGACGTTGATCAG CTGCAGGAGAATGAGCCAGAAATTGATGATGAAATGGTAGTGGGAAACAATCACAAACAAGAATTGTCTGGGATGAAAAGCATGGCTGGTGCCATTTCAACATCCAatcagaaatcaaagaaaaagaagaaaaagaaaagcaagactGGTTTGTCTTCAGTTACAAATAAAGTCAAAGAACCttttgatgacatgttagatacTTTATCCTTGGATGTTAATTCTTCAAGACATCAACCTTGCCCCACCAAAACCAAACCAGAAACTTCCAAACTTTGTGCAGAATTTGTGAAACAGTGTGCACCTTCCGCCTTACAAGTGGATCCGAAATGTTTGAATCCTGAGAACGAGCTAAGGAGAATTTTTGGTTCTAAGGTGGTGAAATCATTTGAGAAAAGTAATCAAGCCAGCAGTTCTAGACAGGTTATTGGAGGCAGACGTGGAGCCCATCATACTAGAAGGACTATTTTAGTCTCTCCATCAGAACATTGGCCTCGGTGGGATGGATCTTTATCCATGGAGTTTTTGGAAACTAAGGATGGATACCACCATTTTAG GTATGTTCACTCATCTTCCTCTGATCAAGCGCAGAGGACATTTGAAGCTGCCAAGGCTATTCATGATCTGAATGGCATAGCAAGCATTCTGTTATACCACCCTTATCACTTGGATTCACTTGTAACAATGGCAGACTATTTTAAATTTGTGGGTGAGAATCAAATGTCAGCTGATTCTATTGCGAAGAGTTTATATGCCTTGGAATGTGCATGGCATCCCACATTCTCCCCCTTGCAGGCAAATTGCCAGTTGAAGATCTGCCATGAAACGAACAAGCCACTGTTTACAACACTTTTCACTCACATGAAAAATTTGGACAGACGTGGATGTCATCGTTCTGCTCTTGAGGTTTGCAAACTGTTGCTTTCATTGGATTTAGATGATCCAATGGGGGCCATGTTCTGTGTTGATTACTTTGCTTTGAGGGCTGAGGAGTATGCATGGTTGGAATGGTTTTCTGAAGACTATAAAAGTGATAACTCCTTGTGGCTGTTTCCAAATTTCTCATACTCTCTTGCCATTTGCCGGTTTTATCTTGAGCGAGAGGAACCCTCAAAAGATGCTGATACTTGTGCTACAAAGTCTAACTCAGCTGATTTGATGAAGCAGGCTTTAATGCTTCACCCGTCAGTCCTTAAAAAGTTAGTGGCCAAGGTACCTTTGAAAGATCAGGCATGGACAAATATAATAAAGCATGTGTTTTTTCGATCAGAGAAAACAGGGTCTGCGTCCTTGGATCATCTGATTAACATATATGTAGAGAAAAGTTATATCATATGGAGGCTTCCAGACTTGCAAAAATTGCTTCGTGTCAGTGCTTTACAAGTGATCGAAATTCTAGAACATAGTACCAGTGATGCCAAGGATTGGGCTTGTGTGAGAAAAGAGGCCTTTTCATCTGAAAACAATGA GTACGGCCATTTGCTGGTTTCAGACTTTTCTGATACAGTTCCAACACTTCCACCTGAGAACTTGCAAAACTTCATGGTTGATCCAAGGATGAGGGAGCCTGAGCGAAATGGGGGACAAATTGCCAACCCACTTGATGGTGGCCCTGCTCCACGTGATGTTGCGAATCGCAATGCATTGGCTGTCTTGTTTGAATCCATGTTGCCATGGGTTAATTATGGGGGTAGAGGGGATGGAGGCAATGAGGAGAACCAAGTTAACGAACATGAGTGA
- the LOC7455375 gene encoding uncharacterized protein LOC7455375 produces the protein MGIQKICHRSSSSDKVSCVFNGEVKLMRDNPVLGADSGNDSDDCELAELNCELGMVEGQWCCIPYELYDLPDLREILSLDTWNLCLTEEERFHLSAYLPDMDQETFCLTMKELFDGSEIYFGNPLDKFFKKLKAGFYPPKVACFREGLQFLQRKQYYHSLRAYHDRMIQKFIDMRRLWDQREMSPGIEENIFTWKNRRKQKSINMLDLNESPDDNHLLSEKVNLELKATKLVESENSAKDRPPFLSANRPKFAAPYCRPKGVLKRKASGNDSFHNYNSKVVVADFSEHYRSLPKGLLKIVPKVPSVHLEQSDIVPTGVQSNFPSGTHGIRDFKFSPLPASLCFQNAGSLHEYPFLRQKADGSRVYSPLDQPQFLMDPQESVRVTSNHPESFTRKVKLETPSSLDDNSVLGKHKLFGVDMGRFLNKECQSSLDTVGAMPYAFGSENPRANVGREFNGSSLRSLESFPFRIQYQGGEQHMTPLKEEHLTIHPRIPEVVPTISDVGNGKQETLMGSSSHQKNGESDVSIRKSEKLSSKSSVSEAFKDKKLLPLTYKRRKVVTKANSLNFGKSLTAAADLKSAIPKESNQDFREGVKTVKIKLMGLKDMPLDKEPETTLHGLK, from the coding sequence ATGGGCATACAGAAGATTTGCCATCGGAGTTCAAGTTCTGATAAAGTTTCTTGTGTCTTCAACGGTGAAGTCAAGCTGATGAGAGATAACCCAGTCCTGGGAGCAGACTCAGGGAATGATTCAGATGATTGTGAACTTGCTGAATTGAACTGTGAGCTTGGCATGGTGGAAGGCCAGTGGTGCTGCATACCATATGAGCTCTATGATCTTCCAGATTTGAGGGAAATATTATCTCTAGACACATGGAATTTGTGTTTAACAGAGGAAGAAAGGTTCCATCTGTCAGCTTACCTTCCAGACATGGACCAAGAGACGTTTTGCTTGACTATGAAGGAACTTTTTGATGGTAGTGAAATATATTTCGGGAATCCTTTGgataaattcttcaaaaaattgAAAGCTGGATTCTACCCTCCAAAGGTGGCTTGCTTCAGAGAAGGCTTGCAGTTTTTACAAAGGAAGCAATATTATCATTCGCTTAGAGCTTACCATGACAGGATGATACAAAAGTTTATAGACATGAGAAGGTTATGGGATCAGCGTGAAATGAGTCCTGGTATTgaggaaaatattttcacttGGAAAAAcaggagaaaacaaaagagcATCAACATGCTTGATCTAAATGAATCTCCTGATGACAATCATCTGTTAAGTGAGAAGGTCAACTTGGAATTGAAGGCAACGAAGCTAGTGGAGAGTGAGAATTCAGCAAAGGACAGGCCACCCTTTCTGTCTGCCAACAGGCCAAAATTTGCAGCTCCATACTGCAGACCAAAGGGGGTTCTAAAGAGGAAGGCATCCGGCAATGATTCATTCCATAATTACAATTCAAAGGTGGTTGTGGCTGACTTCTCAGAACACTATCGATCATTGCCCAAAGGACTGTTGAAAATAGTACCTAAAGTTCCTTCAGTTCACCTGGAACAATCAGACATTGTGCCAACAGGAGTGCAATCAAACTTTCCTTCTGGGACTCATGGCATACGGGATTTTAAGTTTTCTCCTTTACCAGCTTCTCTATGCTTTCAGAATGCAGGTAGCCTGCATGAATATCCATTTCTAAGGCAAAAGGCTGATGGTAGCAGGGTTTATTCTCCTCTGGACCAACCTCAGTTTCTCATGGATCCACAGGAAAGTGTTAGAGTAACCAGTAATCACCCGGAAAGCtttacaagaaaagtgaaactGGAAACACCTTCATCTTTAGATGACAATTCTGTTTTAGGAAAACACAAATTGTTTGGAGTTGATATGGGAAGGTTTCTGAATAAGGAATGCCAGTCATCCTTGGATACAGTGGGTGCAATGCCGTATGCCTTTGGTAGTGAAAATCCGAGGGCAAATGTGGGCAGAGAATTTAATGGCTCTTCCCTGAGATCCTTGGAATCATTCCCATTTCGTATCCAATATCAGGGAGGGGAGCAGCACATGACACCCTTAAAAGAAGAGCATCTCACTATCCATCCAAGAATTCCAGAAGTGGTTCCCACAATTTCAGATGTTGGCAATGGTAAGCAAGAAACGTTAATGGGTTCTTCTTCACACCAAAAGAATGGTGAGAGTGATGTCAGCATCAGAAAATCGGAGAAGCTATCGAGTAAATCCAGTGTCTCGGAGGCatttaaggataaaaagttACTGCCATTGACGTACAAGCGAAGGAAAGTTGTAACTAAGGCCAACTCATTAAACTTTGGCAAGTCACTAACAGCAGCTGCTGATTTGAAGTCTGCAATTCCAAAAGAATCAAATCAAGATTTTAGGGAAGGTGTGAAAACtgtgaagataaaattaatggGACTGAAAGATATGCCCTTGGACAAGGAACCTGAAACAACACTTCATGGACTAAAGTAG
- the LOC7486828 gene encoding GEM-like protein 1 — MDHNNNNPYLQFAPVPPATSNGHGTNGNRSMGKICDALNRCGKRVEVATRKAEVYADNIWHHFKVSPSLTDAAMARISQGTKVLTEGGHDKVFQQTFEVLPGEKFLNAYACYISTSTGPVIGTLYISSKKVAFCSEHPFCYYSPTGQQQWMYYKVVVQPDRLRAVNPSSNRMNPSDKYIQVVTTDGHEFWFMGFISYDKALKQLCETLQQSRDSSGVPVAHSA; from the exons ATGGACCACAATAACAACAATCCTTACCTACAGTTTGCGCCTGTTCCTCCCGCTACTAGTAATGGACATGGGACGAATGGCAACA GATCGATGGGGAAGATATGTGATGCTCTGAATCGATGCGGGAAAAGGGTCGAAGTGGCCACTAGGAAAGCAGAAGTCTATGCTGATAACATCTGGCATCACT TCAAGGTTAGTCCTAGTCTCACCGATGCGGCAATGGCAAGGATTTCTCAAGGGACAAAGGTACTCACTGAAGGAGGACATGATAAGGTATTCCAGCAGACATTTGAGGTCTTGCCTGGAGAGAAGTTCTTGAATGCATATGCTTGCTATATATCAACTTCCACAGGACCTGTCATTGGGACACTTTATATATCCTCCAAAAAGGTGGCCTTTTGCAGTGAGCATCCCTTCTGCTATTATTCTCCCACAGGACAGCAGCAATGGATGTATTACAAG GTCGTGGTGCAGCCTGATCGGTTGAGAGCAGTAAATCCTTCTTCAAACAGAATGAACCCTTCTGATAAGTACATCCAAGTTGTGACAACAGATGGTCATGAATTCTGGTTCATGGGGTTTATATCATACGACAAGGCACTGAAGCAATTATGTGAGACTTTACAGCAGTCTCGTGACTCTTCTGGGGTCCCTGTGGCACACAGTGCATGA
- the LOC7455376 gene encoding cathepsin B-like protease 3: MANPLYFPTLLLLLAAISQATAEEPVSKLKLNSRILQDSIVQKVNENPKAGWEATMNPQFSNYSVGEFKYLLGVKQTPRKELRGVPLLRHPKSMKLPIEFDARTAWPHCSTIGRILDQGHCGSCWAFGAVESLSDRFCIHYGMNLSLSVNDLLACCGWMCGAGCDGGSPIDAWRYFVQSGVVTEECDPYFDDIGCSHPGCEPGFPTPKCERKCADKNKLWAESKHFSVNAYRIDSDPHSIMAEVSSNGPVEVAFTVYEDFAHYKSGVYKHITGDAMGGHAVKLIGWGTSEDGEDYWLLANQWNRGWGDDGYFKIKRGTNECGIEGAVVAGLPSTRNLVREVASIDGHEHATA; the protein is encoded by the exons ATGGCAAATCCTTTGTATTTTCCCACTCTTCTCTTACTCCTTGCTGCTATCTCTCAG GCTACTGCGGAGGAACCAGTCTCCAAGCTCAAACTCAACTCTAGGATCCTTCAG GATTCAATAGTTCAAAAGGTCAATGAAAATCCCAAAGCTGGATGGGAAGCTACAATGAACCCTCAATTTTCCAATTATTCT GTTGGAGAATTTAAGTACCTTCTTGGAGTCAAACAAACACCCAGAAAGGAACTAAGAGGCGTTCCTCTTTTAAGGCATCCAAAATCCATGAAATTGCCAATAGAATTTGATGCGAGAACTGCTTGGCCACATTGTAGCACCATCGGAAGAATTCTAG ATCAg GGTCACTGTGGATCCTGTTGGGCATTTGGTGCTGTTGAATCACTATCTGATCGTTTTTGCATCCATTATGGCATG AACCTCTCTCTATCTGTCAATGATCTCTTAGCTTGCTGTGGCTGGATGTGCGGCGCTGGTTGCGATGGTGGTAGTCCAATTGATGCATGGAGATACTTTGTCCAATCTGGTGTTGTCACTGAGGAG TGTGATCCATACTTTGATGATATTGGCTGTTCTCACCCTGGTTGCGAACCAGGATTTCCTACTCCAAAGTGTGAGAGAAAGTGTGCTGATAAGAACAAACTCTGGGCGGAGTCAAAGCACTTCAGTGTTAATGCATATAGAATCGATTCTGACCCCCACAGTATTATGGCAGAAGTTTCTAGCAACGGACCAGTAGAGGTTGCCTTCACTGTTTATGAG GATTTTGCTCATTATAAATCAGGAGTTTACAAGCACATAACAGGTGATGCCATGGGAGGCCATGCTGTTAAGCTTATTGGGTGGGGGACTTCTGAAGATGGGGAGGATTATTGG CTTCTTGCTAATCAGTGGAATAGAGGCTGGGGTGAT GATGGTTACTTTAAGATTAAAAGAGGAACAAATGAGTGCGGCATTGAAGGGGCTGTTGTTGCTGGTTTGCCTTCCACCAGGAACCTCGTTAGAGAAGTTGCCAGCATCGATGGCCATGAGCACGCTACGGCTTGA